One window of the Chitinophaga niabensis genome contains the following:
- a CDS encoding sensor histidine kinase — MAFVRYSKKEPLVFGWVMIPYILVMNLLVFGSCILGSALEFGKSFLGSGLYFLVIYFIFGLVAVFIRNRFPSAGDLFKRIAIMLPIFYLMNIGSMTALYLSYNHVPILECQAKPHMFWWAVLCGCILSTVITFINEAIANWENWKASLAETEKLKNAYQRSRLLGLKGQINPHFLFNCFNTLSGLIPDEEEKAERFLDEMSRVHRYLLRSDDEFLIPVADEIKFAESYLYLTEQRFGAAIKATIRVDKDTLRKNLPPLSMQVILENIIYTNAISKKNPLKILIESNDNNEITITHSVYEKTVLQNFNIEEGLDNLLNKYQLLNAPPITISESSNIRIINLPLFGGREVVV; from the coding sequence ATGGCCTTTGTAAGATATAGCAAGAAAGAACCACTGGTCTTTGGATGGGTGATGATCCCCTATATCCTTGTGATGAACCTGCTGGTATTCGGGAGCTGTATCTTAGGTAGCGCACTGGAATTTGGGAAAAGTTTTCTTGGGAGCGGTTTATACTTCCTGGTCATCTATTTCATCTTTGGCCTGGTAGCTGTATTCATCCGTAACAGGTTCCCTTCCGCCGGTGACCTGTTCAAACGCATCGCAATAATGCTGCCCATCTTCTACCTGATGAATATTGGCAGTATGACGGCGCTGTACCTGTCTTACAATCATGTGCCTATCCTGGAATGCCAGGCAAAACCGCATATGTTCTGGTGGGCAGTATTATGCGGCTGTATCCTGAGTACGGTGATCACTTTTATCAATGAAGCGATCGCCAACTGGGAAAACTGGAAGGCTTCCCTGGCGGAGACAGAAAAGCTGAAGAACGCCTATCAGCGAAGCCGGTTGCTGGGTTTGAAAGGCCAGATCAACCCGCACTTTCTTTTTAATTGTTTTAACACCCTCTCCGGCCTTATCCCGGATGAAGAAGAAAAAGCAGAAAGGTTCCTGGATGAAATGAGTAGGGTACACCGGTACCTGTTACGCAGCGATGATGAATTCCTGATACCGGTAGCAGATGAGATCAAATTTGCAGAATCTTACCTGTACTTAACAGAACAACGGTTTGGCGCTGCTATTAAAGCCACTATCAGGGTAGATAAGGATACCCTGCGTAAGAACCTGCCCCCTCTGAGCATGCAGGTGATCCTGGAGAATATTATCTATACCAATGCCATCAGCAAAAAGAACCCGCTGAAGATATTGATTGAGAGCAACGATAACAATGAGATCACGATCACGCATTCGGTATATGAAAAAACAGTGTTGCAGAATTTTAACATAGAAGAGGGGCTGGACAACCTGCTGAATAAATACCAGCTGCTGAATGCCCCGCCTATCACGATCAGTGAGAGCAGCAACATCAGGATCATCAATTTACCCTTGTTCGGGGGAAGGGAGGTAGTCGTATGA
- a CDS encoding sensor histidine kinase, protein MKFVKPNRIQTLGFLYSMPFIILAWAYILYDERIFSDWRIWAVSYPLLYGIGVVSWFLHYQYDHYVISKFPSLEQTAQRIRWKSLVNLVVMTPSSFFILLVYDWFHILGYQLENVDFLYAYLLGLAVNIMFETLWEVLYIIDKYKESATEQEMMEKLHLEQEFDNLKQKVNPHFLFNCFNTLSSLISEDKKLAEEFLDELSKVYRYLLRNNESGMSTVEQEVNFIQSYYQLLKTRHGESFQMHVKIDNGFMLYELPALSLQLLVENAVKHNVVSKQEPITLTITSTEDGYLVIENNLVKKLNKPESMGIGLLNIREKYRLLRRYDVRINELENRFVVVLPLIPGLS, encoded by the coding sequence ATGAAATTTGTAAAACCTAACAGGATACAAACACTGGGCTTTTTATATTCCATGCCTTTTATCATACTGGCATGGGCATATATCCTTTATGATGAGCGGATCTTCAGCGACTGGCGGATATGGGCGGTTTCTTATCCGCTGTTGTATGGAATAGGCGTAGTGAGCTGGTTCCTGCATTACCAGTATGATCATTATGTGATCAGTAAGTTTCCTTCGCTGGAGCAAACGGCACAAAGGATCAGGTGGAAAAGCCTGGTGAACCTGGTGGTGATGACGCCCTCCAGTTTTTTTATTCTGTTGGTGTACGACTGGTTCCACATCCTGGGGTATCAGCTGGAGAACGTTGATTTTCTGTACGCCTACCTGCTGGGCCTGGCGGTGAACATTATGTTTGAGACACTCTGGGAGGTATTGTATATCATTGATAAGTACAAGGAGAGTGCCACAGAACAGGAAATGATGGAGAAGCTGCACCTGGAGCAGGAATTTGATAATCTGAAGCAGAAAGTGAACCCGCACTTCCTTTTCAATTGCTTCAACACTTTGTCTTCTTTAATCTCGGAAGATAAGAAGCTGGCAGAAGAATTCCTGGACGAACTGAGTAAAGTATACCGCTACCTGCTGCGCAACAATGAAAGCGGCATGAGTACGGTGGAGCAGGAAGTGAACTTTATACAGTCCTATTACCAGTTGCTGAAAACCAGGCATGGGGAGAGTTTTCAGATGCATGTGAAGATAGACAACGGGTTTATGCTGTATGAATTACCGGCCCTGAGTTTACAGTTGCTGGTGGAAAACGCGGTGAAGCATAATGTGGTCAGCAAACAGGAACCGATCACCCTTACCATTACTTCCACAGAAGATGGTTACCTGGTGATAGAGAATAACCTGGTGAAGAAGCTAAACAAACCGGAATCCATGGGTATAGGCTTACTCAATATCCGGGAGAAGTACAGGTTGTTACGCCGGTATGATGTGCGGATCAATGAATTGGAGAACCGGTTTGTAGTGGTGTTGCCGCTGATCCCGGGCCTGAGTTAA
- a CDS encoding TonB-dependent receptor translates to MRAIIIALGLVCLILVPQSTIFAQSSTGIIKGQVATAEGEPAASVGVRLKDTRRQALSDETGSFIFRNLKPGTYELEVFLFDHDKYTQSVTVKAGETTTVDVKMTLSQKTLREVVIAGDRNRFARKESESAVRMPLKNIENPQVYTVVPAELMKEQIILDYKDAIKNVAGVNSTETVSNGRTSAIIRGFRTGSFVRNGLVANQLITVDPANLERIEVIKGPSGTLFGSGAVSYGGLVNRVTKKPFETFKTELALTAGSFGLNRITADINAPLNEDKTTLLRVNIGRHASQSFQDAGFKQNYFLATALTYKANEKLSFLFDLELFRNYGTSAVAYLNPDASIKNYKEMEQYYYKTFYSNDLTSTFPGYNVYAQMNYKFNSKWNTTTLFSTGGVNARNQLQFSGTLYGRASDSLTRKIQKYSHNYQSINVQQNINGEFNTGSIRHRVLIGADYLADITQPTFLMNFMYDTINIKNGSSPIMLAEKIERRLSETPLASHYQSQIDRYGIYGADVINFTDRLLLMMSLRWDKVDNKGTYSFVNGKTTGNYSKTSLSPKFGVVYQVLKEQLSVFANYMNGFSYTGTLDRNGNIFKPEQANQWEGGVKAEMFSGKLNATLSFYDITVSDKLRTDPVDNAFQVQDGKQKSKGVEVELITNPVPGLNIMAGYGFNESEIVRASNFEGKRPARSGGKHMGNAWISYRMPKGKVQGLGIAGGVFYNSETPFNDANTLFFPAYALVNGTIFYDRPGYRIGVKLDNITNTKYWGPWGEPQPPRNYAVNLILKF, encoded by the coding sequence CAGTGGGTGTGCGGTTGAAAGATACCCGCAGGCAAGCCCTGAGCGATGAAACAGGCAGCTTTATTTTCCGCAACCTGAAACCAGGTACTTATGAACTGGAAGTATTCTTATTTGATCATGATAAATACACGCAGTCCGTTACCGTGAAAGCCGGTGAAACCACTACCGTGGATGTGAAGATGACCCTCTCCCAGAAAACACTGCGGGAAGTGGTGATCGCGGGTGACAGGAACAGGTTTGCCCGTAAGGAAAGTGAATCTGCTGTTCGCATGCCTTTAAAGAACATTGAGAACCCACAGGTGTATACCGTGGTGCCGGCAGAATTAATGAAGGAGCAGATCATCCTGGATTATAAAGATGCGATTAAAAATGTGGCGGGTGTGAATTCTACGGAAACAGTGAGCAATGGCCGTACCTCTGCTATTATCCGTGGTTTCAGAACAGGGAGTTTTGTGCGCAACGGATTAGTGGCTAATCAGCTGATCACGGTAGACCCTGCTAACCTGGAAAGGATTGAAGTGATCAAAGGCCCTTCAGGCACACTGTTCGGTTCCGGTGCTGTGTCTTACGGCGGCCTTGTGAACAGGGTGACCAAAAAGCCGTTTGAAACCTTTAAGACGGAACTGGCGCTCACAGCCGGCAGCTTTGGCCTGAACCGCATCACGGCTGATATCAATGCTCCGCTGAATGAGGATAAAACCACCCTGCTGAGAGTGAATATCGGCCGCCATGCATCGCAGAGCTTCCAGGATGCAGGTTTCAAACAGAACTATTTCCTGGCTACAGCTTTAACGTATAAAGCAAACGAAAAGCTCTCCTTCCTTTTTGACCTGGAACTGTTCCGTAATTATGGTACTTCCGCCGTGGCTTACCTGAACCCGGATGCCAGCATCAAAAATTATAAGGAGATGGAGCAATACTATTATAAAACGTTCTATTCAAACGATCTGACCTCTACCTTCCCGGGTTATAACGTATACGCACAAATGAATTATAAGTTCAACAGCAAGTGGAATACCACTACGCTGTTCTCCACAGGAGGTGTGAATGCGCGCAATCAGTTACAGTTCTCCGGCACGCTGTACGGCAGGGCCAGTGATTCCCTGACAAGGAAGATACAGAAGTACAGCCACAATTACCAAAGCATCAACGTACAGCAGAATATCAACGGGGAATTCAATACAGGGAGTATACGTCACCGTGTGCTGATCGGTGCAGATTACCTGGCGGATATTACACAACCTACTTTCCTGATGAACTTTATGTATGATACCATCAACATAAAGAATGGCAGCTCACCTATTATGCTGGCAGAGAAAATAGAACGCCGCCTGTCTGAAACACCATTGGCTTCTCACTACCAAAGCCAGATAGACCGTTATGGTATCTACGGCGCAGATGTGATAAACTTCACAGACCGCTTATTGTTGATGATGAGCCTTCGCTGGGACAAAGTGGATAACAAAGGCACTTACTCTTTTGTAAATGGTAAAACTACCGGCAACTATAGTAAAACATCCCTGTCTCCTAAATTCGGCGTAGTGTACCAGGTGTTAAAAGAACAACTCTCTGTTTTCGCTAACTATATGAATGGGTTCTCTTATACCGGTACTTTGGACAGGAACGGGAATATCTTCAAACCTGAACAGGCTAATCAGTGGGAAGGTGGTGTGAAAGCGGAGATGTTCAGTGGTAAACTAAATGCAACACTGAGTTTCTATGATATCACGGTATCGGATAAACTGAGAACTGATCCGGTGGATAATGCTTTCCAGGTACAGGATGGTAAGCAAAAAAGCAAGGGTGTGGAAGTGGAGCTGATCACCAATCCTGTTCCGGGATTGAACATTATGGCAGGATATGGTTTTAATGAAAGTGAGATTGTGAGAGCCAGCAATTTCGAGGGCAAACGCCCGGCACGTTCCGGTGGTAAACACATGGGGAATGCATGGATCAGTTACCGGATGCCCAAAGGTAAGGTACAAGGCCTGGGCATTGCCGGTGGTGTTTTCTACAACAGTGAAACACCATTCAATGATGCGAACACTTTATTCTTCCCGGCATATGCGCTGGTGAACGGAACTATTTTCTATGACCGTCCCGGATACCGCATTGGCGTGAAGCTGGATAATATCACCAATACAAAATACTGGGGGCCCTGGGGAGAACCACAGCCTCCGCGTAATTACGCTGTTAACCTCATCCTTAAATTCTGA